In a genomic window of Quercus lobata isolate SW786 chromosome 4, ValleyOak3.0 Primary Assembly, whole genome shotgun sequence:
- the LOC115986762 gene encoding integrator complex subunit 3 homolog encodes MASKLIQIASFEAENQTELSLRQAFELLEPKLRPPFDLTIPDQQQYAQLNRAILYGVLCEPHFAKIHIKHLHAIVTDGYGLFVHLLVKVVHELYPKLVASARQQLVWVTKEMVDVLAVGFDGLLVCLLRQIVGGDFSEGNLWLCFELLSVFMGKWDCLLEEEPLVLSSALYTYLRLLADHCRLSNNVSLEVLKRLEIEFCVKLMREQFHLCLRIGRDFIRVLQDLVHVPEFRAIWKDLVLNPSVFNTPGFSDISKVYCTRTSSRYALLRITPEMETQLRFLLTYVKFGSQRRHQEWFAKKFLCGMERESLISDIVRFICCAHHPTNEIIQSDVIPRWAVIGWLLALCRKNYVSANVKLALFYDWLFFDERVDNIMNIEPAMLLMVYSIPKYIDMIRTLLEFLFLLVDNYDLQHIDIIVKGVSSAFNVLLRKGVIQSMDVLTSCDALSPALRERLGRFLSGMKMAISKELQPVNVSGRLLTPLSLSNSSGMETPTPSLKGQLTCTQEDRSAMEPFDSSVPSVVTSECQVVAVENLLRKCGETIKKSYAMGLQTLEELLYSFVNLNNYKTVGGTICPEVLSSRIAKEFELNGHKLFSSLQFLSDKPDCDDEIGSATSLIIRTFIFSQPKMQDMLLSWSRMGFSVGSWLLSYASRLAYEAYMVDCTRDTLLDKDSAKKIDQPLLMFHFNGYHSFLNGKKENSLASTPKIDDKFVSELVDSAFSAYRCFLMYSQSILHKDKDMSLTKLLVSDLISCNLRGTKILKFLFCSVFCHFPDLSIGEEDIIRLLVGQLGHTDLVDIQFEIGLKKYSIFGENTESIFHLIESSLSWGCLEQYKFWGLIRSELAVSTVQLEKVILGFFCSGELHEKRNSIAVEGLLTLCSCRAPTPELVGAIMLLPNNVFPDFAAAALATWVVSNASTLFDSLAEFSGKLDKKTVDSDFPNSAEIMINHSAILWLFNYYNAQGMNGSDILRNLSQDICVKK; translated from the coding sequence TGTCACTGATGGGTATGGCTTGTTTGTCCATTTGCTTGTCAAGGTTGTTCATGAATTGTATCCAAAACTCGTTGCCTCGGCAAGGCAACAGTTGGTTTGGGTTACTAAGGAGATGGTTGATGTTTTGGCAGTCGGGTTTGATGGCTTGTTGGTGTGTCTATTGAGGCAAATTGTTGGTGGGGATTTTAGTGAGGGGAATTTGTGGTTGTGTTTTGAGTTGTTGAGTGTTTTTATGGGCAAATGGGATTGCTTGTTAGAAGAGGAACCATTGGTTTTGTCGAGTGCTTTGTACACGTACCTTCGGCTATTGGCTGATCATTGTAGGTTATCCAATAATGTGAGTTTAGAGGTATTGAAGAGGTTGGAGATTGAGTTTTGTGTTAAACTAATGAGGGAGCAGTTTCATTTGTGTTTGAGAATTGGGAGGGATTTTATTAGAGTTTTGCAAGATTTGGTTCATGTTCCCGAGTTTAGAGCTATATGGAAAGATTTAGTCTTGAACCCAAGTGTGTTTAACACTCCAGGATTTTCTGATATTTCGAAGGTCTATTGTACGAGGACTTCGAGCCGGTATGCTTTACTTAGGATTACTCCAGAAATGGAGACCCAATTGCGGTTTTTACTCACATATGTGAAGTTTGGGAGTCAGAGGCGCCACCAAGAATGGTTTGCTAAGAAGTTTCTTTGTGGGATGGAGAGAGAGTCCCTCATTAGTGACATTGTTCGGTTTATATGTTGTGCACACCACCCAACTAATGAAATTATTCAGTCAGATGTTATTCCAAGATGGGCTGTTATAGGTTGGCTTTTGGCACTTTGTAGGAAGAACTATGTTAGCGCCAATGTGAAGTTGGCTCTATTTTATGATTGGCTATTCTTTGATGAAAGAGTGGATAATATTATGAACATTGAGCCTGCAATGCTATTGATGGTATACTCCATTCCCAAATACATAGATATGATTCGCACCCTTCTCGAGTTTTTGTTCCTTCTTGTGGACAACTATGATTTACAACATATTGATATCATAGTTAAGGGTGTCTCGTCAGCTTTCAATGTACTTCTCAGGAAAGGAGTGATTCAATCAATGGATGTTTTGACTTCTTGTGATGCACTTTCACCTGCTCTAAGGGAGAGACTTGGAAGGTTTTTGTCAGGTATGAAAATGGCCATTTCTAAAGAACTGCAGCCAGTCAATGTTTCTGGTCGCCTTTTGACACCTTTGAGCTTGTCAAATTCATCTGGTATGGAAACTCCAACACCATCATTGAAAGGGCAACTCACATGCACCCAAGAAGATAGATCTGCCATGGAACCTTTTGATTCTTCTGTTCCATCAGTTGTGACTAGTGAATGTCAAGTTGTTGCTGTGGAGAATTTACTTAGAAAATGTGGAGAGACAATTAAGAAATCATATGCAATGGGCCTTCAGACTTTGGAGGAATTATTATATTCATTTGTGAATctaaataattacaaaacaGTGGGTGGCACAATATGTCCTGAAGTTTTATCTTCTAGAatagcaaaagaatttgagTTGAATGGACATAAACTGTTTAGttctcttcaatttctttccGATAAGCCTGACTGTGATGATGAAATCGGGTCTGCCACATCCTTAATTATTCGTACATTTATCTTTTCTCAGCCTAAGATGCAGGACATGCTTCTATCCTGGTCAAGGATGGGTTTTTCTGTGGGATCATGGTTACTATCTTACGCATCAAGACTTGCTTATGAGGCATACATGGTGGATTGTACTAGAGATACATTGCTTGACAAAGATTCTGCCAAGAAAATTGATCAGCCTCTGCTGATGTTTCATTTTAATGGGtatcattcttttttaaatggaaaaaaagagaattccCTTGCTTCTACTCCTAAGATAGACGATAAGTTTGTCTCAGAGTTGGTAGATAGTGCCTTTTCTGCTTACAGATGTTTCCTTATGTATTCACAAAGTATCTTACATAAAGATAAAGATATGTCTCTGACGAAGCTCCTCGTTTCTGACTTAATATCTTGTAATTTAAGGGGgacaaaaatattgaaatttttattctgCAGTgtcttttgtcattttcctgATTTATCCATAGGTGAGGAAGACATCATCAGGTTACTTGTCGGTCAGTTGGGTCACACCGATCTAGTTGATATACAGTTTGAAATTGGCTTGAAGAAATACTCTATATTTGGTGAGAACACTGAAAGCATTTTCCACTTAATTGAAAGCTCACTGAGTTGGGGCTGTCTGGAACAGTATAAGTTCTGGGGCTTGATTAGATCAGAGCTTGCAGTTTCCACAGTTCAACTGGAGAaagtgattttgggatttttctgCTCTGGTGAACtacatgaaaaaagaaattccaTTGCAGTTGAAGGTCTTCTGACACTCTGTAGTTGTCGTGCACCCACACCTGAGCTTGTTGGGGCAATCATGTTATTACCTAATAATGTGTTCCCTGACTTCGCTGCTGCTGCTCTGGCGACATGGGTTGTGTCTAATGCCTCAACTTTATTTGATAGCTTAGCTGAGTTTTCTGGGAAACTTGATAAGAAAACTGTGGATTCTGACTTTCCTAATTCGGCTGAGATTATGATAAACCATTCTGCAATTTTGTGGTTATTCAATTACTATAATGCTCAGGGGATGAATGGCTCAGATATTTTGAGAAACTTATCCCAAGATATTTGCGTCAAAAAGTAA